A region of the Candidatus Methylomirabilis oxygeniifera genome:
CCTGGAACATCAGCGAGACGGTGACGACTAAGTTCGGTGCGTCGGGGCTTTTTGGCGCCAACGCAACCGGCTCGGATGGCCATACCCGCATCTATGGCGCCGATCTCAAGTTAACGTGGCGCCAGATAGCGAACTTCAGGGGGTGGCCGTTCTTCCTCTGGCAGTCAGAGGCAATGGGGCGGGATTACGTAGCAGATCGCTTCTCTGATGATACGATCAGCTTACCGCGGAAGACGCTTCGGGACTGGGGATTCTACACGCAGGCGTTGTACGGCTTCTCATATGGATGGGCTGCCGGACTGCGTTACGAATATGCGAGCGGAACGGGGGCAAGCGTCCTCGTGTACGATGGCCGGAAGAATGACCCGTTCCGGGATGACCGACACCGAATCTCGCCGCTATTTGCCTGGCAGCCCTCTGAGTTTTCGAGAATCCGCCTGCAGTATAACTACGATCGGGCGGATCACCTACAACATCACAACGCTCATTCCGTCTGGTTGGGGATCGAATTCATGTATGGCGCTCACGCCGCCCACAAGTACTAACAAAGCCAAGGAGGATCAGCAATGTTCACGGGATTGCGACGTATGTTTTGCCTCAGCGTCCTGGGCTGGCTTGTGGCAACCTTCGGCTTTGTCGGCCCATCCGCCTTCGCCCAAGAGGGAATCAAGCCGATTGCCGTGTGCGTCACAGTAACTGACCTGAGCAGCCTCGCCGGCGAGATTGGAGGCGACCAGGTCTCCGTCACGGTCTTCGCAAAGGGAACAGAAGACGCGCATTTCATCGAGGCCAAGCCTAGTTTCATCAAGATGCTGAGTCAATGTGATCTCTATCTCCAGGTCGGGATGGACTTGGAAATCGGTTGGGCCCCGGTCCTCTTACAGAACGCCAGGAACGGGGCGGTCTTACCGGGCGGGCGCGGCTACGTCGACGCATCCAGGGTCATCGCGCGTCTGGAAGTCCCCACAAGCCCAGTGGACCGCTCGATGGGCGATGTTCACCCACTGGGAAACCCACACTATCTGCTTGATCCGTTGAATGGCCTCAAGGTAGCAAGGCTGATCCGTGACAAGCTGATTGAGCTGCGACCGGACAGGAAGTCATACTTCGAGGATCGCTACACCTCGTTTCACCTGAGACTCGGCACAGCGTTGGTTGGCGAGAGGCTCGCCAAGAAGTACGATTTCGAAAAACTCGCGCTGCTCTACGAGCACGGAAAGCTTGCCCCCTTCCTGAAGGGCCAAGGAGAGGCGTCCCTGCTCGGGGGATGGTTGGGAAAGATGCTTCCTCACTTCGGAACCAAGGTCGTAGCCGATCACAATTTGTGGCCCTACTTCGCTCGCCGGTTTGGGATCGCCGTCATCGGGTTCATGGAGCCGAAACCAGGAATCCCCCCGACGACCAAGCAGTTGGGAGCGCTGGTGGACCTGATGCGAGCAGAACGGGTCGGGGTGGTTCTGACGGTGAGCTACTATGACCCTCGCCATGCCCGATTCATCTCGCAACAGACCGGCGCCAGGGTCGTGAACTTAGCTCACCAGGTAGGGGCGCGCGATGGTACCGATGATTATTTCGCCATGGTTGACTATAATGTGCGCAAGATGGCTGCAGCGTTGGAAGGTTCATAGGATACTTCAGCCTTTAGCCTTCAGCCTAAATCCCTAATTGCTGACGGCTGAACGCTATTTTCGGAGGACCATGGAGAACAGCGATGTTATTCTGAAAGCGACAGGGCTGACTGTCGGCTACGGGCGCCGGACTGTGCTCGAAAGCGTCACCGTTGAATGCCGAAAGGGGGAGTTCTGGTTCTTTATCGGACCGAACGGCTCAGGAAAGACCACGCTGATTCGTACCATGCTGGGGATCCTTCGATCACAGGCCGGAGGGTTATGGCTCCACCCGGACCTGGCGCACCGGAAGGGCATTGGTTTTGTCCCGCAGCGATGCGATCTGAATCCAGCTCTCCCCACTACGGTCAAGGAATTCGTCATACTGGGGCTCGTGGGCATTCAGCTCGGTGCTAAAGAGGAAGCGGAGCGCCTCGAGTGGGCGCTCCGCAAGGTCGGTCTGGAGGGGATGGCGGGGCGCGATTACTGGTCCCTTTCCGGCGGGCAGCGACAACGGGCGCTGGTGGCTCGAGCCCTCGTGCGACGGCCTGGCCTGCTGATCCTCGACGAACCGACTAATGGTCTCGACCTCTCAACGGAAGACTCATTTCTGCGATTGCTCGCTGACCTGAACCGGGAGGAACATCTGACCCTCTTCTTCGTCACCCACGATATCGCCATTGCCGCGCGATACGCCACGCACCTGGCGCTCTTCCGTTCCGGGAGCATAGAGTCCGGACCGCGTGAGCAGATGCTCAATCGGGCCGTTCTTGAGCGGGTGTATGGGGTGGGCGTGGAGGTGACCCGCGATCCATCGGGCACTGTCGCAGTCCAGGTCTACCCTCCCGGAGGACATTCGTGATCGAGGAGTTCCTCTCATCATGGCCTCTATTTCAGAACACCTACCTCGTCGGGTGGTCAATCGCCCTGTTGCTCTCGTTGGTCGGAGTACTTGCAGTGGCCCGCGACCAGATCTTCATCGGGGCAGCCATGTCGCAGGCCTCAACCCTGGGGATTACCATGGCGATGTGGATCGGGGCATGGGTCGCTCCCGCTACGCTCCCCTGGCTTCACTCGGATAACTTTCTGTCCGCCATGGCCGTGGCGTTCTCCCTGGTCGCAGCTCTGATCACCACGCGCGGAGGCAAAGAGTCGGGAGAAAGTCATGAGACAATCACCGGCTGGGTGTTTCTTGTGTCGGCTAGTCTCTCGATCCTGATCGTCTCCAGGAGTCCGCACGGGCTCGAGGAGATCCATCGGTTGCTTTCCTCCAGCATCATCGGAGCCACGAGAGCCGACGTCCGGACCTTCGGCCTGCTCGCCGGTTTGACCGCTCTTTTCCTTGCGGTCACCCATCGACGTACCCTGCTCTTCCTCATGGACCCTGCTATGGCCGCGGCGGTGGGAATGAACGTCACTCGCTGGGCAGCGCTCATCTCAACCTTACTCGGGCTAGCCGTGGGGTTGTCCATCAGATCTTCCGGGATGTTGTATACGTTTGGATGCCTGGTACTGCCCGCCCTTATCGCAAAGAATCTCTGCCGCGAGGTTCGCCCCATGTTCATTGTCGCCCCGCTCGTTGCCCTCATGACCGGCGCGATAGCGTTCGTGCTCGCAAACCATTATGATTATCCGCCGGCGCCGATGACGGTTGCGCTGCTGAGCCTGCTGCTAACGATCGCGTGGCTATTCCGGCGGCTGCGTCAGGTGAACGGGATATTCTGACCGACTCACAGGCTCAAGCACCGCCGGATCGACGCGTTGCGCAAGAAGCTGAAGGCTGGGAGATCATAGAGAGGGAATGGAGACGAAGAAACCCTTCGATGTCTTGAAACCCCTTCTGTACGTGGGATGGTTGGCGGCGCTGCTGGGTCTCACGATGGAAGCCATTCTCGTCGCGCTCGCGGCCGGCTTTGGGACGCTGAAAGGCGCGAATCCGGTTCTGGCCGATCTCGTCCAGAAGGTGTCCTGGTCAACCATCGTGTGCGTGGGCCTAGCCGTCGGCGCCACGGCAAAGAAGGCGCGGGGGCCGGTGATGGGACTTGCGGGCCTGTTCGCTGCGCCCCTCGCGTTTATGGTTGCGCGCTCGCTGCACGACGGCGCGAAGGAGGCGCTCTCGGTCGCGGCGGACGCCGGCCCCGGCCCATCACTCATTCTGATCGCCATCCTCAAGGGATTCCAGTATGGCAGCTTTGGTCTGATGCTCGACTGGGTCGCGAAAAAGCCGTGGGGAGGATTGTCGGCGCACCTCGCGACGGGGCTCGCCGTGGGCGTCGTGTTCGGCGGTGCGATGGTGGCCTTCTTCGTCCAGGCCGCGCCCCAGACGCCGCCGATGTCCTCGCTTGTCTCCCGCGCCGCTAACGAGTGTCTTTTTCCCGTCGGCTGCGCGTTCGTGGTCTATGTCTCGAAGGTCCTGAAGAAGCTGAGCGGGCGACCGGAAGAGTGAGTATAGATTAATCCGCTTAGCCAAAAAATCGTTGTTCGCGCACGGCGAACTATCGATTACAATAATAGTAAAGTACCATATCCGGATATACGAGGGTTGGGCTGATTGATACGAGGAGCGCAAGGCTCGATTCTGACAACTCCATCAACGCAGCTTTAAAGGAGGTCACCATGGTCAAGATCGGATCAAAAGCGCCGGATTTCACTGCCAATACCACCAAGGGCCCCATTACCCTGTCCCAGTTCCGCGGGAAGTGGGTCTTACTCTTTGCTCACCCGGCCGACTTTACACCGGTCTGTACGACGGAGTTCATCGAATTCGCCAGGCGGCACAAGGAATTCAAGGACCTCGGATGCGAGATCGTCGGCCTGAGCGTGGATAGTATCTACTCGCACATCGAGTGGCTCCGCCATATGGAGGAGTCGGCCAAAGTCAAAATTGATTTCCCGGTGATCGCCGACCCCGAGAAAGAGGTCGCTAACCTTTACGATCTGATCAACCCTGAACTCAAGCTCACCGTCCGCGGTGTCTTCTTCATCGATCCTGAGGGGATCGTCCGTTTCGCTATGTACTACCCGATCCCATTCGGGCGCAACATCGACGAGATCTTGCGGAGCCTACAGGCATTACAAACCGTGGACAAGTATGGGGTCGCCTGCCCGGTCAACTGGCAGCCGGGCCAGGATGTCATCGTGCCTCCGCCGCAGACGATCGACGAGGCCGACAAGCGCGCCAAGGCCGGCGCCGACCGCTGGTACATCATGCGGAAAAAGATCTAGCGTAAGCCTCCAATCCTGGAACGTGGTCGAGGACAGGCCGATGCGGCGTATTGTGGTCCGTGCGCTTACGTGTAGTGCGGATATCATTACCTTCTTAAAGGGCACCCTCCGAATCCATGCCGAGGAGCTTCAGCCGGGCGAGCCGGTAGAATTTGCGTTTGACGCCAGCCGATTCCCGTTTGCGATTGCGATCTTCGAATCGTTGCTGGCCGGCGTCGGCATGAAACTCCTCTCAACTCGAGAGGAGGACGGGATGAGGCTCTTCAAGGTTGAGAAGCTGTAGCGAGCAGATAGAGAAAGGAGATCAGTGACCAAGCTGCTGGGTAACTGGCAGATAGAAACAAAGCTGTGGTATATCGCGCTCCTGCGCATCTTTTTCGGTTATTACTTTCTGCGAGACGGCCTCGGGAAGTTGTCCGGTGGCTTTACCGGCGCCGGCGCACTGGAAAAGTGGCTCACCGCGAAGACCGCCGACGCATTTGGCTGGTATAAACCGTTCCTGACCGACACCGTGATTCCCCATCATCAGCTCTTCGCCGCACTCGTCACCTGGGGGATGATCCTGGCCGGTCTGGCGCTTCTGTCTGGGCTCTTGACGCGTCCGGCTGCGCTGGCAGGAATCTTCCTGACGCTTAATTTCTATCTGGCCAAGGGGGGCGGGTCGCCGGCCACCACCTCGGACCAGGCGTTTATGGCCGGTCTGCTGGTGGTCTTCCTCACGCGCGCCGGTCGCTCCTTTGGATTCGATCGCTGGTTAGCTCGGCGCTATCCACGCTCCCCGCTCTGGTAGGTCAACGAAGGGAATCCTTCAGCCGACCGGCCTCACGTGAGGAAGGCGGCTGGCGCTGACAACAATACCATTAGCTTGAGGAGGAAGGGCACATGAGGCGCACGGCTCTCGTTACAGGGGCTGCACTCCTGTTCGTCACCATCACCTACGGCCTGACGATCACCCAGGAGCAGGACGCTGCTGCAGCGCCTCCGGCTCAAGACGACGTGGAAATGGTGGCCGTCCCGGCAGGCGAATTCATTATCGGCTCCGATGATCCAGAGGCCGACGATAATGAGAAACCGGCCACGAAGGTCTTTGTGGGGCCCTTCTCGATCGACAAGTTCGAGGTGACAAATGCTCGCTACCTCCGGTGCATCGAGGCGGGGATTTGCCCTCGGCCGCCCAACCGAGGATACGATGATCCCACGAAGGCCAACTTTCCGGCGACGGTCGTGAGTTACCAGGCGGCGGTGGCATACTGCCGATGGGTCGGCAAGCGCCTGCCGACTGAGGCGGAGTGGGAAAAGGCTGCCCGCGGCACCGATGGCCGACGTTATCCATGGGGCAATACCTTCGAGGCTGAACGGGCCAACGTCGGATACTCGGTCGGGTCCGCCACCTCTGTGGGGAGCTACCCAAAAGGGGCCTCCCCTTACGGGATGATGGACATGGCCGGCAATGTCTGGGAGTGGACGTCGTCGCTCTACAATCCCTATCCCTATGATCCCGGTGACGGACGCGAAGACCCCACCGCCAGAGGCAGCAGGGTCGAGCGCGGCGGGGGGTGGTACACTCCCGAGTGGCATGCGCGGACGACCCGGCGGACCGCCAGCGGCCACGTCTATCGCCGCTTCAGCGACCTTGGGTTCCGCTGCGCCAAGTAACGATCTCTGCTGGAGCTCGTCATGTCATCTCAGATGATTGATCAGTTGCTGGATGACCGTGACTCAGTGACCCCTGTAGGTGCCTTATGACCTATTCCCAGGCAATTACCTATCTTTACGGACTCCAGCGTTACGGCGTGAAGCTGGGTCTCGAGAATATGAAACGGCTTCTTGGAGCCGTCGGCGATCCGCACCGTCGGTTCCCATCCGTCCTGGTCGGCGGGACCAACGGCAAAGGGTCTACCTCCGCATTGCTCTCATCGATTCTGAAGTCCGCCGGCTATCGAGTCGGGCTCTATACCTCCCCGCATCTCCTGGATTTCACGGAGCGCATCCAGGTGGACGGACAGGCCATCTCTGGAAGTGAGGTCGCAGCCCTCACCGATGAACTTCGACAGGTCATTGCCGAGCTCTTCCCAACATCCGACACCCCAAATCCCCCCGTGCCCCCCTTTTCTAAAGGGGGGGTGGGGAAATTTTGCATCTCGCACCCGACGTTTTTTGAGGTCACGACTGTCCTCGCTTTTCTCCACTTCGTTCGCAGCAAGGTAGACTACGCGGTGGTGGAAGTAGGAATGGGGGGGCGGTTCGATGCCACCAATGTTCTCGACGCCCAGGTGGCGGTCATCACCAATATCGCCTTGGAGCACGAGGAATATCTGGGAAAGACGCTGGGGGCAATTGCCGCAGAGAAGGCAGGGATCATCAAGGGGGCAACACGTGTCGTCACTGCCGTCGATGTCCCAGAGGCCCTGGCCGTCATTACCGACGCATGTCGAAAGCGTAGCGTGACCCTTTTCGATATCCGGAGCGCATACGACTGGCGGATTCACCGGTCAGATCTCTTCGGTCAGCGATTCAGCATGGGTGACAAGGGGCAGCCTGCCGAAACCTTCGACATCCCCCTGCTCGGTCGACATCAGGTCGTCAATGCGATCGCTGCCATTGCAGTATCCCGACTTCTCCGGACCGCCGGCGCCGCCATCCCGGAGAGTTCGATTCGAGAAGGCTTATGTCGGACACGATGGCCTGGCCGTCTTCAGCTCTTTCCCGGTCGGCCCCTTCTGATCCTAGATGGCGCACACAATCCGGCGGGCGCCATCGCGCTACGCGCTTTCCTTGAAGAGCAACGGTTTGCCGGTCGGTTGACTCTCGTGTTCGGCGTGCTGCAGGATAAGAACTGGATCGCGATGCTGCAAGCGCTGGCGCCGCTGGCAAAACGGGTCATCCTCACGCGCCCGGAGAGCGAGCGCGCAGCGGATCCGCATCGTCTACTGGAAGCCGAACGCTTCTGTCCGAAGATCGAGATCCTTGAAGATGTAGCCGAGGCGATTGCGTTGGCCAGGACAGTGACCGATCCGGAGGATACGGTCGTCATCACCGGTTCGCTCTTCGTCATCTCGGCGGCTCTACGCGCGCTCGGAGCACAGGGGGAGCAGACATGAGACAATTTTGTTGCTATGGGAAGGTGTGGTAGCATTGCATACTCGACACTATGATCCACCATCCAGACACAGTGGAGACCGCCACCTGAAAACGGGTGCTCACACATGAACGATCTCTGTACGGTAATCTTGGCGGCCGGCCAGGGAACCAGGATGCGCTCGAAGCTCCCGAAGGTGGTGCATCCGGTAGCCGGTCTGCCGATGATCACCTATGTCGTCGAAGCGTGCCGCTCCCTCCAGGCGAAGCGAACCCTTGTGATCACCGGCCACCAAGCCGACAGGGTGAGAGAGGCTATGGCGGGCGAGGTCACCGAATTCGTTCACCAACCGGAGCAACACGGGACGGCTCACGCTCTCCTGCAAGCCCATGAGGCCCTCGCCGGCTTCGACGGCGATCTCCTGGTCGTGTCAGGGGATACGCCGCTCCTCACCTCACAGACCCTCGACGGTCTGCTGCGGGCGCACCGTGAGGCTCGCGCGTTGGCTACCGTGCTTACGGCTGAGGTGGCTGAGCCAATCGGCTACGGGCGGATCATACGGTCTACGACGGGGGAACTCCTACGAATCGTTGAGGAGTTGGAGGCCACACCACAGGAGCGGAAAGTTCACGAAATCAACGCCGGGGTCTACTGCTTTGCCGCGCGAGCGCTTTTCGAGGCGCTGCAGGCGATTCGTCCCTCTGCCGTCAAGGGCGAACTCTATCTTCCTGACGCTATCGCACTGCTGCGGGATCGGGACGGAGGCGTACAGGCGTACCGAGCGCTCGACCCAGACGAGGTGCGAGGGGTCAACACTCGCGCAGAGCTGGCTGAGATCTACCGCTTGCTCTGGCGAAAAACCGCTCTGCGGCTGCTCGCTGAAGGGGTCACCTTTCTCGACCCCGAGCGTACCTACGTCGGCCCGTTCGTCAGGATCGGTCCCGATTCGATCCTCTATCCGAACGTGACGCTCGAAGGGCAAACGGTGATCGGAGAGGCGACCACAATCTACTCAGGCTGTCGGATCCGCAATTCGACAATCGGCAATGACACCGTTATCCTGGATGGATGCATTATCCAGGAGAGTCAGATCGGCGACGAGTGCCAGGTCGGGCCATACGCACATCTGAGACCCCACGCTCAGCTCCGACAACGGGCCAAGGTTGGAAACTTTGTCGAGGTCAAGAAGTCGGTCGTCGGCGAAGGGTCAAAGGTCCCGCACTTGAGTTACATCGGCGACACCACCATCGGAGAGCGTGTCAATGTCGGCGCCGGGACAATTACGTGTAACTATGACGGCTTTACCAAGCATCAGACCGTCATCGAGGACGACGTGTTCGTAGGCAGCGATGTGATCCTCGTGGCGCCGGTCTCAGTGGGACGCGGCGCGATCATCGCCGCCGGTTCGACCATCACCGAGAATGTACCGCCTGATGCACTGGCATTCGGTCGGGCACGGCAGGTCAACAAGAGCGGCTCTGCTGGGGCATTTCGGTCCAAACACCGAAAGGGGTAACGCGATGTGTGGGATCGTGGGGTATGTCGGACACAAGAAGGTCGTCCCGGTCCTCCTGGAGGGACTGAAGCGGCTCGAGTACCGGGGCTACGATTCGGCCGGCCTGGCTATCCTTCAACAGGACCGGATCGCCCTGTATCGCAGCGTGGGTAAGATCAAGGAGCTGGAAAATGCCTTGTGGGGTCGTGACCTCTCCGGAGAGATCGGTCTCGGCCACACGCGCTGGGCCACCCATGGCCGGCCCACTGAAAATAACGCCCATCCTCACAGCGATTGCACCGGCGATCTCGTCGTCGTCCACAACGGCATCATCGAAAACTATCTGGCCCTGAAGGCCAAGCTTCAGCAGGAGGGACACCACTTTACGTCCGATACCGATACCGAGGTGATCGCCCATCTCATCGAGACGCAGCTTCGGGATACGACGGACCTGGAGCTGGCCGTGCGTCGGGCCCTGACCGACGTCGTCGGGACCTATGCCTTGGGCATCCTCTGGCGAGGTGATCCGCACCGGCTGGTAGCGGCCAGAAACGGCAGCCCGCTGGTGGTGGGGCTGGGTAACGGAGAGTTCCTTATCGCGTCCGACCTCCCCGCTATCCTTTCACACACCCGCGATGTCCTCTTTTTGGACGACCAGGAGATGGTCGTCCTCTCCCATGACGGCGTCAACGTCACAACCTTAGCCGGGGAACCGGTGGAAAAGAAGGTGGAGAAAATCCTCTGGACGCCGCTCATGGCCGAAAAGAGCGGATACAAGCACTTCATGCTGAAGGAGATCTACGAGCAGCCTCGTGCGATTCGAGACACTATTCGTGGTCGTTTTTCGTTGGAGAGCGGTCAGCTTTATCTGGAAGGGCTCCAGGCGGTTGATAGCACCCTGCCTGCAATCGACCGGATCGTCTTGGTCGCGTGCGGAACCTCCTGGCATGCCGGGCTGGTCGGTAAATTCCTCATCGAGGATCTGGCGCGCATTTCGGTCGAGGTTGACTACGGCTCCGAATTCCGTTACCGCGACCCGATTCTGGACGGGCGGACGCTGGTCGTCGCTCTCAGCCAATCCGGTGAAACGCTGGATACGCTGGTGTCGATGCGGGAAGCTCGTCGCCGTGGCTGTCAGTCCCTTGCCATCTGCAACGTGGTCGGCTCCACGCTCAGCCGCGAAAGCGACGGCGTCCTGTATACCCATGCCGGTCCGGAGATCGGCGTCGCCTCGACGAAGGCCTTCACGTCCCAATTGGTTGCGCTCTACCTGCTGGCATTGGCCCTGGGCCGAGCCAGAGGACGCCTCGACGGCGCGAGAACCCAGGAATTGCTCAGCGAACTGATCCGCTTGCCGCACCAAATGGAGCAGGTGCTCTCACTTGGGCCGACGCTGGAAGGATTGGCCGGGCACTTCCACACCGCCTCAAATTTCCTCTACCTGGGTCGCGGTATCAACTACCCCATCGCGCTGGAAGGCGCCCTGAAGCTCAAGGAGATCTCCTACATCCACGCCGAGGGGTATCCGGCTGGCGAGATGAAACACGG
Encoded here:
- the glmS gene encoding L-glutamine:D-fructose-6-phosphate aminotransferase (Evidence 2a : Function of homologous gene experimentally demonstrated in an other organism; PubMedId : 3134953, 3297136; Product type e : enzyme) yields the protein MCGIVGYVGHKKVVPVLLEGLKRLEYRGYDSAGLAILQQDRIALYRSVGKIKELENALWGRDLSGEIGLGHTRWATHGRPTENNAHPHSDCTGDLVVVHNGIIENYLALKAKLQQEGHHFTSDTDTEVIAHLIETQLRDTTDLELAVRRALTDVVGTYALGILWRGDPHRLVAARNGSPLVVGLGNGEFLIASDLPAILSHTRDVLFLDDQEMVVLSHDGVNVTTLAGEPVEKKVEKILWTPLMAEKSGYKHFMLKEIYEQPRAIRDTIRGRFSLESGQLYLEGLQAVDSTLPAIDRIVLVACGTSWHAGLVGKFLIEDLARISVEVDYGSEFRYRDPILDGRTLVVALSQSGETLDTLVSMREARRRGCQSLAICNVVGSTLSRESDGVLYTHAGPEIGVASTKAFTSQLVALYLLALALGRARGRLDGARTQELLSELIRLPHQMEQVLSLGPTLEGLAGHFHTASNFLYLGRGINYPIALEGALKLKEISYIHAEGYPAGEMKHGPIALITEEMPVVVLAPKDKTFEKVLSNIEEVKTRNGIVVALSDETDARVLAKADHLISIPHTSLHLMPLLLVVPLQLLAYHIAVRKGCDVDQPRNLAKSVTVE